CGTCACCGGGCATGCCTGCTCTATGCGCAGGAGCCGGTGGTAATAAATCAGCCGGTAATCCAGTTCCGGCTTAACCGTTTTGTAAAAATAGATGGCTTCCTTGTCGGTGCTAAAAGGATGCGCATCCTGGTAGGCTTTTAACAGAGAAATGGCCCTCTGGACTTCCTCCAGGCAACCGGCAATTCTTTTGAACGAATGGAGTTCTTTTAGTGTGAGCTTTTCAATCTCTTTGATCAGCTCGGCTATCAATGCACTGGGAGACTGAGACATGGCTGGATTGTTTTGGTGTACGTTAAAATTACCACCAAAACATCCTTATATATTGATTACCAGAATGTTACCGTCCATTACCAATCATTACCATTTGTAGAATAAATTACCTGTTCTCAGGTGAGATCAGTTGGTGCGGACCGTTTCATCCTCCAACGCTTTTTTTACTTTATCGACCCATTCCACAATACCGGTTTTTGCCGTTCTTACATTGGTAGCTCTGCTGTAATACTGCGTATGAAAAGAACTTTCGAGTATGGTCTTATCGCTGACGGACGAAAAGTTATTGGCAAAGAAACGAATGATCTCTCCAGGTTTGGCATCCGGGAAGAAACCCACCGATTCCAGTGTGCTGGCGAGTTGTGCCAGTTGCAGGGAGGATAAAGGCACTTTTAAGATGGTTTGCGAAGATCTGTCAACCTGGGTAGTGGCCAGCTCCTTAAGGTTTTCGCTGTCGATTAAATACTGGTATTCTTCTTCTATTACAGCAAGAGCCTGGTTAATGATAGAAGGCTGGCCGGGAAGCAATGCCACATGGGGCATCTGATGCAAACGGCGCAGCGTGCTTACATACCAATTTACTTTTTCGATTTTCTCCGAAAGGGTGGGCAGTTCCTCCAGTTTATCGTGCAGCCTTCCCGTACAATAAATACGGTACTCCACATTGTTAAAATTTAAGTAGTATAATTTATAATGCACCTGCCAGTTCATATCCTCTTCCGGTTTCATATCCAGCAATGGCAACCATTCTTTAATGAATGTTTGAAAGTACAGCAGTTCCCTGTATGTATATTGGCTATGGTTACGTTTCAGAAATTCGTTTATGGGGCGAAAAGCAATATCCAGTAAATGCGCATCAATTTCCGGACGCTGATAGAGCCGTTTTAATTCTAGCAAATTTCCAGCGATGCTTGCTTTTTCTTTTTGCAGGAAGAATTGCGGAAGCGGTAAATCCTGATCAATAAATGCGTTGTAGTATTTTAGAAGATGTACCAAAACTCTTTCCAGATAGGTGAGTAACATTTGATAAAATTCATTGGTAGAAGAGGGGTCTCTGCCAACAGTATTTTGGCTTTCGTCTTCAATGGAATCAATTAGTCGAAGGAGGTCGAGGAAATTCAACTGAATATATCTTTCAGCAACTTTGGGCTTTAGCAAATGGAAATTAGATTGAAATTTTTTCTGAATCCGGGATGTTTCTGCATGCAGGTATTCGTGCCAACTTTGCCAGTCGGCCTCAGAAGGGGGAGTAAGAACATTTTTTATCTGAGGTCTCAGATTTTCCATGAAATTTTCAAGCTCATGGATTTCCAAAGTCAACATAGTGCTCATTTTAAGGTTTAACAAACTAACCCGCCCCCTACACATATCAGTAAACTGATCTGCAAGGTGCTGCCATTTATTTCTACGGTTAACTCATTGCCGGAACTAAGTGCCGGCGAAAATGTAGGGTACTCGGAGTAATTCGGATGGGACTTTTGTACGCTGCAATTTCCACCTTTCACTTTGAGGACGTAATATATTAAATAATAATTACTTATCAAAATATAGGGTCATTCCATAGGGTATTATGACAGACTGAGAACTCTGATTATAACCTCGTGTTCGGAGGACGATTTTTTCCAAACACTATGTGCAGGTATGCAGGATAGCGGTATTCTTCATTCTTACAGAAGCGTAATACAACGCAGCGGTAATATCTTCTTTCTCCAATATCGGATGCTGATTAAGTATCTCCTCACTACTCATGCCATCTGCCAATAACTCTAAAATATCTCCGACAGGGAAACGCAGCCCCCTGATGGTAGGCCTGCCTCCCATTAGCCCAGGTGTCATTGTAACGCGATGTAAAGTATGTTGCCGGTGGGTGTTCATACTGCAAAAGTAAACAATCTATTTATTGCCTTGCCGAAAGTGACTGGCTTCATTGCACATTGACAGGTTTATTTTCAGCTTCTTTTACCAATTTGCCCTTACACACAAAAACATTAAATTATGTCAACTATAAGCCTTTTAAGCAGCTATGAAGCCATTCTCTCACTTCAATCCGTTTGCTATTCTATCATTACGGACCAGATCCACCGGGGAATTACTAAAAAACAGTTGGTTCAGTTCAAGGATGTTCTTGACATTACGTTTTCAGAATTGGCCGGGTTACTCCATGTGACTGACCGCACACTCTACCTAAAGAATAACGAAGACGTGCTTTCGGAAACTCTGGCTGATCATGCCTTTTCCATTGCACAGATATATAGCATCGTATATAATGCTTTCTTAAATAAAAAGAAGGCTGACAGGTGGATGAGGTTAAAGTCAAAGGCATTTGGTGACAAATCAGCCATGGAACTATGCAAAAGCATCGTTGGCAGGGAGGCTGTAGCACAAGAAATAATGCGCCTTAGGATGGGGTTATATTAAATCGCGGCAATTTCCATAAGCGCATAGAAAAGTGGGTCAGGAATGGCCCACACTGAAGATCAATCATATCTGTTGAAAAAATTTGAATGCTTGTAATCTCATTTCGTGCCATTGTCATGTCTTCTGACCAACCAGTACAAAGCGAGCGTAACATATTACTCACTCAAATCGGTCATCTTTCTTTTATCTTCCTGCTATTGCTCCTACCTTGTACATGGAATCGATACGTTCTACATGTCGGTCAGAAGACACGACATGGAATTCCGACTGCTAACAAAAAAAATCAAGAAAAAATGAATAAATAATTTTCTTCACATTTCATTAACGGACTTACCTTTTTTTTAAAACAGTGTCTGGACTGCCTAAGTCCAACTTAAAATCTCCGTACTTAATTCCTGCGATAACTGAACCACTAAGCATCGTAAGTAACCCCGCACCGACTGCGATCAGGAAAATGCTATCGATTTTCAAAGACAAAGAATCCTGAAACGCCGATAGCGCTGCAATGACAAATGAGCTTACAATTAATATCCATATTTTTAGTCTCCTCACCATCATGGTCCATTATCCTTTACTTTCCGGGAATCTTTTTGTATGACAATGTGGTCGTGTCCACTGTCAGATGCCGTTGTCATGCTTGCTGCTTGAAGCCGTTGCTGTGTCTTCTGACCAGCAATCTAAATTCCTGGTTGTGTCTTCTGACCAACCAGTACAGAGCGAGCGTGACATATTACCCAATCAAATCGGTCATCTTGCTTATAATTCTGGATATTCTGTGACTTCCATATCCCATTCTCGTTTGTACATGTCGGTCAGCAGACACGACATGGAATGCGGTGAGAATACGCAACTATTTTTCCCAGCCCGGATTTTGCGCAATACCCGTTTGCTCAATTATATCGTCCGGAATAGGAAAGGTGTATTTGTAGCTATTAGGCTCCAGCGTATAAGTAGTTCCGTCAACTGTACGGGTAAGCGTAACGGCAAAACGCGGATCACGATTCAGACGCCGTAAGTCGCTCCAACGCACGTTGCGGAGAATGAGTTCCTTTTTTCGCTCTGTCAATACTTTTCGAAGTGCATCTTCTGGATCAGTAGCAGTAATCTCGGGATAAGGAACATTCATATCCCACCTTTTCCTCATGAGTGCATTGAGATCTTCCATAGCATTGCTAACATTTCTGTCACGAGCGTAACACTCGGCTCTAATTAAGTACAATTCGTCCGTCGCCAATCCGCAGAAAAGGTTTGCTGTAGTGCCTTCGTAATTTCCCTTGAACGTAATATTGCCGGTACTCGCGTTTACTCTAAAAAATCGTGTTTTTCTAAGATCATCAGCATCATATTGGTCGTATAAACTCTTTTCTATTAAGCAATTTGATGTCAAAAATGGATCACTAAAGTATGCATGAAATATCACCTCTGCATTGTATCTTCCAATATTGCTGTTGGTGGCAGGTAGATTATTATAATCATACAAGGTTGAATAGATAGAAAGGGCTTCTGTTGAATACTTGAGTGCATTGTCGTAATCCTCCATACTCAGATAAATTCTGGCTAACAATGCCAGTACTGCGGATTTTGAAGCCCGGGTCAATAGATCCGGTCTGTCAGGTAGCAAATCTTTAGCTTCTAATAAGTCGCCCAAAATTCGATCATAAGTTTGCTGAGTAGTTGCTCTTTTAGACGCTATTGTAATATCTGAAGTGAGCCTTAAAATAACGCCTGGCATACTATTATCCCCATTTAGGTTATAGGGAGGTGCAAATATTCTCGATACTTCATAAAAACTAATGGCTCTTTGAAAAAGAGCTTGGCCCTTTATATTTTTGTATTCTATATTTTGAGTCCGATCTGAAAACTGCGTTGACTGTAGCCCATCCAATATTATATTGCAATATAATATTCTTTCATAGATTCGTCCCCACCCTGTGGAGGAGCCTATATAACGTACTGTTTTCGACCAGATATAGCTATCTGTAAAAACACTCTTCGCTCTATTTTGGTAACTAATGTCTGTTATAAAATGACCATCACTACCTATTTCACCATTTGAGGTTGACGTGTTTGTCATCATAGCTACATTATCAAGCATGCCCTGAAAGTCTGCTAGCGTAGTGGGCACAGTAAGAGATTTGTCTGTTTTGGCTTCCAACCAATCTTTGGAACAAGATGTTAGTATTGTGATTAAGCATGCCAATAGGTAGTATGTATGTTGTTTTTTCATAAATTTCCATATTACGATGTTAAGGTTAAGTTCATAATAGATATGTTATTGCTCGTTTTTTCCTCATCTTTCATTTCCTGTCGGTGTTCTCGCCTCGCGGATGCCCCGGTCGTGTCTTCTGACCGAACCGGAACAAATATTCACTTCCTATCTGCCGTGGTTGTGTCTTCTGACCAACTACTTTCCGTTCTGCTTAGTCTGGATATGCTGGTCGGACAATAATTTAAAAACTCACATTCACCCCTATAGCCCAGCTTTTGGGTGTTGGAATGCTTGACAAGCCCGGGAAATCGGGATCCAGTCCACTTTTATTTGCTCGCCATAATATTCCCAGATTATTGGCATACACATAAATCTGAGCGTTTGAAAAAGGTAATCGTGAAAAAGTGGCTCTATTAAAATCATAGGAAAGTCGAACGTCTTGCAATCGAATATGGTCTCCTTTTTCTACTAAATCTTCACTGTTACTGTAAAAGTTGAATCTATTGTCTAAGGAAGGAGGCAGCGAAGGGACTGTTGTGTTTTGTTCATCCCCGGATTCCTGCCATCTTTTCTCGTAGTCGAGATGACCACCCCAGTTTGCAACAAGGCTGTTGTAGTTAATGGTATTTCTTCTAAAGAAGTATTTGAATCGGTAGGTTATGTTAGCGGATACTGAAATGCTTTTAAATAACAAATTATTCCTAACAGCTCCAAAATATTGCGGAGTCAGTGTTCCAAAATATTTTATATCTTCCGGTTGTGCGTCAGTTAAGACTTTAGTAAAGTCCTCTACATTTCCATCCACATATCCTCTGGGATTACCATTTGTCGGGTCTAATCCAGCAGATGGATAGGCATAGGCTCGAATTAGAGGTTTGCCTATGACTGCAAAATTATCAATTAGATATAGGGTTGCTGACGAGGCAGTTTGCCTATAATCCGTTATTTCGTCAGTATTGTAACTCAATATAAAATTGGTCTGCCATTTAACTGATCGGTCTATATTAGTGGTATTTAGGATCAAATCAACTCCTTTGCCTTTCATACTGGCATAGTTTGCAACATAGTTTTGAACACCTACGGTGGATTCGATCACGAGAGAGCCTATAAGGTCTATTCCTCTTTTATTGTAATATTCAACACTTCCAGTTATTCTGTTTTTTAAGGTGCCGAAGTCAATACCCACGTTTATCATACGAATCCTCTCCCAACTTAGCCCAGGATTGGGTGGTGTCCTTAAACTTAATGTAGGTTCAGTATGATATGATCCTGATGGAAGATTATAAAAGGCTGTAGGTAAGGCAGTCGCACTATTATTCATGTTTCCGTTAAAGCCGTAGGTAGCTCTCAGTTTAAGATAGGGCAGCCATCCAACACTGTAAAACTCCTCTTTTGAGATATCCCACCCAATGCCTGATGACCATAAAGGAACCAGCTTTTGATTGGCCTTAATGCCAAAAAAATTACTCCCATCCACACGTGCACTGGCTGTTATTGCGTATTTACCTTGATAAGTATAACCCGCGTTGGCATAATAGCTGATGAAGCGATTTAATCTTCCGCTTAGAGCATCTCCACTTGAAATCCTATTATTATTTCCATAGTTTCCGTTTGGGCGGTTAGGGTAGGTGGAACTGTAATTGATAGTTGTTGCATAGAGATAGGTGTTGGGATTGTATCCGTACTTTCTGCTTCTGTTAAATTCATAAGATGTTTCTCTACCTTCCACTCCGGCAATAGCGTCGATCTGGTGGTCATTCCATCTCCTATTTAAATTTAGTTGTCCACGAGCATTCCAAGAAGTCTGGTTAGCATTTCCCTCATCCAGTATATCACCCAATGGAATGGGATAAACGGGTTTTCCTGTACCGTCTATTTGCATGAACCGGTTGATGAGATTCCGGGTAGTATATGTTGCTGTGTTGTAGTTGCTTCGGGAATTAGTCAGCCCTTTTTCATACTGGCCCCTGAACTCCGCAGTTAATCCTGGTATTATAGTGTATTTCACTGACCCGCCTAACCTTGCATTAAATAGTTTTACTTTATTATCACTGCTATTGAGTTCATCGATAGGATTATACGACCAATCGAGTAATCCAGGGGTATTAACTGTATCTAGGTATTTTTGCCTTAAGCCGCCAAAAGAATAGGGGATAGGTATTGGACTTCCATTATTATCAGTAAACTTAGTATAAGGCGCGGCGGGCAAAGTGCCTGTTGCTAAAAAATTCTGATAGGTTACATTGCTGCTTTGGCGCTCGCTTTGTGTATATACGATGTACCCATTCACTTCCAGGTTTTTTATAGGTTTAAACGTGTTGTCCAGCCGGAAGGTAAAGCGCGAATTGCCATTGCCTAGCTCATTGGATAGGTTTTTATCATATCCAATAGAGCCATAGTAGTTATAATTCCCGGTTCCACCATTGATGTTGACATTGAATTGCTGGTTGACTGATGTACGCAGCAAATATTTATCAATATCGTCCCGAACATCACGATTCGATAGCGCATTCAACTGCGCATCTGCTTCCGTTTTGGTCAATTCTCCCCGTCGCTCAGCCAGCATAATTTCAACGGCAGGCGACACTACAGGAAAATAGTTGAGGCTGGGATACAAATCATCATAGTCATTAAATACCCCGGTGGCAAACCTGGCTCGTTCAAACTCAATGGCATCTCTAGAGGAAATAATGGGGAGGTACCCAAGATTGGGCTTTTCAGTTATATTTACATTAGCATTGAGCTGAACCTTTGCCTTTTTATTAAAGCGCCCTTTCTTGGTTGTAATCACTATTACGCCATTCCCAGATCGAGCCCCCCAAATGGAAGCCGCAGCCGCATCACGAAGGATAGTTATGCTTTGCACATCATTGGGGTTAAGGTTATTAAGGAGGATATTTGTACTATTGCCATCCTCTTCATATGGAAAACCATCAATCACAATTAGCGGCTTCATGTTGGCATTAATGGTACTAAACCCCCGAATACTGATATTACTCCCATTAGCATTGGGGCTTCCTGGTCGCGGTTCAAACTTCAAACTACTGGTCACATTGTAGATGCGATCCAGGATATTGGTAGAAACAGTGCGATTCACCAATTCATTATCCAATTGCACAAAGGAACCCGTTGCACGTTCTTTGGGGATATCCTGGTAACCCGTGGAGACAACCTCCACATTTTCGAGCTCCGTAACCACTTCATTGAGTGTGATATCAATCACCGACCGGCCATTTAACTTTATTTGCTTTCCTTCGTATCCTATGGAACTGATTGACAGCGTTGCATTGGAAGCAACATTTGTAAGGATAAAACGTCCTTCGGCATTGGTACTCGTGCCCTGGTTAGCTCCTTTCTCAAGCACGGTAGTACCTGGCAATGGTTTACCCTTGGCATCCACTACTATGCCAGAAACAGTGATTTTGGGGATAGTATCCGCAAGCCGAGCTGCAGGTATTTCCTTTGGCATCGGCCTTGAGCCATTATCCTTCGGCAACACGGATATTACAATCGCTTTCCCCTCCATCGACCACTTCAGTTTTCTGCCTTCAAGTATCATATCCATGGCCTGCCCTAAGGATGCCTTCTGTACGTGTATGCTTATTTTCTCCGAGGGAGGGAGA
This genomic stretch from Chitinophaga sp. XS-30 harbors:
- a CDS encoding DUF433 domain-containing protein; the protein is MTPGLMGGRPTIRGLRFPVGDILELLADGMSSEEILNQHPILEKEDITAALYYASVRMKNTAILHTCT
- a CDS encoding SusC/RagA family TonB-linked outer membrane protein, encoding MAIFRGGQLKNKFSKWAQNVHPFSLQFDLILDSEPVIFCISTKRLQLMRQCYRTTIFSWYSRLTVLLLLPFTSTSARAVQDSASITINVKNASIEEVFRSIERQTNFSFVYNTQLLPPSEKISIHVQKASLGQAMDMILEGRKLKWSMEGKAIVISVLPKDNGSRPMPKEIPAARLADTIPKITVSGIVVDAKGKPLPGTTVLEKGANQGTSTNAEGRFILTNVASNATLSISSIGYEGKQIKLNGRSVIDITLNEVVTELENVEVVSTGYQDIPKERATGSFVQLDNELVNRTVSTNILDRIYNVTSSLKFEPRPGSPNANGSNISIRGFSTINANMKPLIVIDGFPYEEDGNSTNILLNNLNPNDVQSITILRDAAAASIWGARSGNGVIVITTKKGRFNKKAKVQLNANVNITEKPNLGYLPIISSRDAIEFERARFATGVFNDYDDLYPSLNYFPVVSPAVEIMLAERRGELTKTEADAQLNALSNRDVRDDIDKYLLRTSVNQQFNVNINGGTGNYNYYGSIGYDKNLSNELGNGNSRFTFRLDNTFKPIKNLEVNGYIVYTQSERQSSNVTYQNFLATGTLPAAPYTKFTDNNGSPIPIPYSFGGLRQKYLDTVNTPGLLDWSYNPIDELNSSDNKVKLFNARLGGSVKYTIIPGLTAEFRGQYEKGLTNSRSNYNTATYTTRNLINRFMQIDGTGKPVYPIPLGDILDEGNANQTSWNARGQLNLNRRWNDHQIDAIAGVEGRETSYEFNRSRKYGYNPNTYLYATTINYSSTYPNRPNGNYGNNNRISSGDALSGRLNRFISYYANAGYTYQGKYAITASARVDGSNFFGIKANQKLVPLWSSGIGWDISKEEFYSVGWLPYLKLRATYGFNGNMNNSATALPTAFYNLPSGSYHTEPTLSLRTPPNPGLSWERIRMINVGIDFGTLKNRITGSVEYYNKRGIDLIGSLVIESTVGVQNYVANYASMKGKGVDLILNTTNIDRSVKWQTNFILSYNTDEITDYRQTASSATLYLIDNFAVIGKPLIRAYAYPSAGLDPTNGNPRGYVDGNVEDFTKVLTDAQPEDIKYFGTLTPQYFGAVRNNLLFKSISVSANITYRFKYFFRRNTINYNSLVANWGGHLDYEKRWQESGDEQNTTVPSLPPSLDNRFNFYSNSEDLVEKGDHIRLQDVRLSYDFNRATFSRLPFSNAQIYVYANNLGILWRANKSGLDPDFPGLSSIPTPKSWAIGVNVSF
- a CDS encoding antitoxin Xre/MbcA/ParS toxin-binding domain-containing protein, with protein sequence MSTISLLSSYEAILSLQSVCYSIITDQIHRGITKKQLVQFKDVLDITFSELAGLLHVTDRTLYLKNNEDVLSETLADHAFSIAQIYSIVYNAFLNKKKADRWMRLKSKAFGDKSAMELCKSIVGREAVAQEIMRLRMGLY
- a CDS encoding RagB/SusD family nutrient uptake outer membrane protein, which codes for MKKQHTYYLLACLITILTSCSKDWLEAKTDKSLTVPTTLADFQGMLDNVAMMTNTSTSNGEIGSDGHFITDISYQNRAKSVFTDSYIWSKTVRYIGSSTGWGRIYERILYCNIILDGLQSTQFSDRTQNIEYKNIKGQALFQRAISFYEVSRIFAPPYNLNGDNSMPGVILRLTSDITIASKRATTQQTYDRILGDLLEAKDLLPDRPDLLTRASKSAVLALLARIYLSMEDYDNALKYSTEALSIYSTLYDYNNLPATNSNIGRYNAEVIFHAYFSDPFLTSNCLIEKSLYDQYDADDLRKTRFFRVNASTGNITFKGNYEGTTANLFCGLATDELYLIRAECYARDRNVSNAMEDLNALMRKRWDMNVPYPEITATDPEDALRKVLTERKKELILRNVRWSDLRRLNRDPRFAVTLTRTVDGTTYTLEPNSYKYTFPIPDDIIEQTGIAQNPGWEK